In the genome of Cetobacterium ceti, one region contains:
- a CDS encoding class I SAM-dependent methyltransferase — protein sequence MSVNFYNKNAKDFFENTLNANMKSTYSEFLKYIPDNGTVLDLGCGSGRDSKAFLDLGYDVTSLDLSSELSKMAEEYIGRKVLLEDMRNINFKEKFDGIWACASLLHLTREDLSNTFTKIHKSLKKNGILYASFKYGEKDFSKKERLFTCFTEKTILENMVSSDRFKVKKIWITGDVREGREEEKWLNILLRKL from the coding sequence ATGTCTGTAAATTTTTATAATAAAAATGCTAAAGATTTTTTTGAGAATACTTTAAATGCTAATATGAAATCAACTTATTCGGAATTTTTAAAATATATTCCCGACAACGGAACTGTTTTAGATTTGGGATGTGGAAGTGGAAGAGATAGTAAAGCTTTTTTAGATCTAGGATATGATGTAACTTCCCTTGACCTCTCCTCTGAACTTTCTAAAATGGCAGAGGAATATATTGGAAGAAAAGTTTTACTTGAAGATATGAGAAATATTAATTTCAAAGAAAAATTTGACGGTATTTGGGCTTGTGCCTCTCTTTTGCATTTAACTCGAGAAGATCTTTCAAATACTTTTACAAAGATTCATAAAAGTTTAAAAAAGAATGGTATTTTATATGCTTCTTTCAAATATGGAGAAAAGGATTTTTCTAAAAAAGAAAGATTATTTACTTGTTTTACAGAAAAAACTATTTTAGAAAATATGGTTTCTTCAGATAGATTTAAAGTAAAAAAAATATGGATCACTGGTGATGTTAGGGAGGGTAGAGAAGAAGAGAAATGGCTAAATATACTTCTAAGGAAATTGTAA